Genomic segment of Actinomycetota bacterium:
GACGAGGCCGCCGCCCTGCTGGCTGCCACCCTTGCCAACGGGTCAGGCCCCCGCTGGCTGGCGCCGGAGGAGGTAGCGAGGCTGCTCGCCTGCTACGGCGTATCGGTCGCCGAGTGGCGCCTGGCCGGCTCCCCGGAGGAGGCCGGCGCGGCCGCGGTCGAGCTCGGTGGGCCGGTCGCCCTCAAGGCGGTCGCGCCGCGGCTGGTCCACAAGACCGAGGCCCACGGCGTCCGGCTCCACCTCACCGGCGCCGACCAGGTCCGGACCGCCGCCGCCGAGATGGCCGCGGCCGTCGCCGCCGAGGGCTACGCGGTCAACGGGTTCCTGGTCCAGCGCATGGTCGGCGAGGGTGTGGAGCTGCTGGTCGGCGTCGTCCACGACGCCTCCTTCGGTCCCGTGATCGCCTGTGGGGCGGGCGGCACGGCGGTGGAGCTCCTCAAGGACGTGGCCGTGCGCATCACCCCGCTGACCGAGGTAGATGCGGCCGAGATGGTCCGCTCGCTGGCCACCTACCCGCTGCTGGACGGCTACCGGGGCGCCCCAAGAGCCGACGTGGCCGCCCTCGAGGACCTGCTGCTGCGGGTCAGCGCCCTGGTCGAGGCCCACCCGGAGGTCGCCGAGCTTGATCTCAATCCGGTGCGGGCGCTGGCCGACGGCGTCATGGTGGTCGACGCCAGGATCCGGGTTGAGGCGGCCCGCCCACCACCACCCCTGGCCGCCCGCCGCCGATAGCCACGCCCGCTGGCGGGCGCCGGCTCTCATCGTCCCTGGTGGATGATGGCCATCATCTCGGGAACGGTCGTGACCTTTTTCCGCGGGCGGCCTTCGGCTCGACCGGCGGCGACCTCGTGGGCATCCAGGACCTGCCAGTCCGGATAGGTGACGTGGTCGACGCCTCGCTCGCGCAGGAGCGCCTCGATCGCCGACGGGTCGCGATGCCCGTCGCGGAGCCGTTGCAGGAGGGGC
This window contains:
- a CDS encoding acetate--CoA ligase family protein is translated as DEAAALLAATLANGSGPRWLAPEEVARLLACYGVSVAEWRLAGSPEEAGAAAVELGGPVALKAVAPRLVHKTEAHGVRLHLTGADQVRTAAAEMAAAVAAEGYAVNGFLVQRMVGEGVELLVGVVHDASFGPVIACGAGGTAVELLKDVAVRITPLTEVDAAEMVRSLATYPLLDGYRGAPRADVAALEDLLLRVSALVEAHPEVAELDLNPVRALADGVMVVDARIRVEAARPPPPLAARRR